The following nucleotide sequence is from Fibrobacter succinogenes.
GCTCTGTTCCGCCTACGCTCAACAAGCGTTATGTCAAGTCATCTGTGCGTTTGCGCGATGGCGAGACGATTGTGCTTGGCGGCATGGTGAAAGAATCGGTGAACGATGTGTACAACCAGGTTCCGTTCCTTGGCTCAATTCCTGTGCTGGGCTGGTTGTTCAAGAACGTGGAACGTGTGCATAGCAAGAGCCAACTTTTGATTTTTGTGACTCCGCACATTTATTACGGTCATGAGGGCAGCGTCGATATTGCAGACGAAATAGAAAAGGCGAAACAACCGCTTGTGCCGAAGAAAGAAAAAGTGAAAAAGGAAGAACCGGCTAAAGAGCCTGTTGTTGAAGCTCCTGCCGATTCGGTTACCTCTGCAGACGTGACGCCGGTTGAAACTCCCGAAGTCAAAACAGAACAGGTCGAAAAGTAGTGGCTACGTCTCTGGGAAAAATGCTCGATGATGTCACCGGACGATTCTGGTGGGTGCTTGTCGTAAGCGATTTTGCTAATGCGGGCTCTGCCCATATTTTGCGTGTGATGCGCGGGCGTGGGGCTGGTCGTAGTTTTGTCGATTTCTCGTTTTCGGGAACGCTTGCAGAATGTCGCGAATTCCAGGTGAAAAATGGTGGCGGTGCCGATGGAATCTTGCTTGTCGATTGCTGTTCGCCGATAAAGATCGTTTCGGAAGAAGTGGGGACTGTCGCTGATTTCCCCGGTTATAAGGCTGAAAATTTAGATACGGTTGAATCCATCAGTGGTGAATTTTCTGTGGTTGCTTTAAAGAATGCCGTTGAAAATTTTGTTACTGAAGTTGAAAAATGGGGCTTCAAGATTTTGCTCCATGTTCCGTCGGTTCTTGTTGTGGCTGAATTGCTTGATACTTCAAGCGAACAGCCTTGCTTGTTTACGAATTGTAGTGATGACTTTGTCCGTCTGTTGCTTGCTTCTGGCGGTAAAATTGTTGCTGGATACAAGGTGGCAGGGGAGAATACGGAGCGCTTATCAAGCTATGTTCGTGAACATTTCTTTTTGAAAGAAACGGTTGAAGAACTTTTTTCGATGGATCCCGAAACGCTTGCTAAGGCCATTGCTGAAGATGCCTGGCTGTTCCGTACCGATGGCGTGCCTGCGTTCCATACGGCTGTAGATAAGGGGGCTGTTCGCCGAATTCGCGAGGCTGCTTTTTCACGTCGTATTCTAAAATTTTGTCTAGCATTTGTTTCATTGTCTTTTATAGCTCTGTTTGCGTTCCGCATAGGTGCTAGTGTATATATAGACCGCTCGGAATCTAAGATTCAGGGATTCAAAGCTCGCGTGCAAAAACAGAAAGAGCTTTCGCAGGTGCTAGAAAAACTTGAAAATGATAGAGCTGCATCGGAATCGTTCTTGATGCATCGTAGCCATATGGCGACATCACTAAAGAATTTTGTAGCTAATGTTACAGATAACGTTTGGATTACAAGCTGGAACGTATCACGCGGGAATCATTCTGTGCAGGGCTATGCTATTACGCCCGAAGATCTTTCTGATTTTTTGACAACGCTTGAAAAAGAACGGAACCTGGTCAACGTGCGTCTTAAAACGACTGAAAAGACGACTTGGAATAAACTCCAAGTTATAAAGTTTAGCTTGGGCGCGGAGGATGTTCGATGAAGATGTTTCTTTCGCGAAAAAAGTATAGCATCATTGCGATTGTGGCGGTCCTGTTAACATTGTATGCTCTTTTCTGGTTTGTAGTTCCGACTGCAAAGAAAGTTGCAGAATCGTTTTCCATGGCGCGTTCCGAAATTAAAATGTCGGAGTCTATGCAAAATGTTGATGCATCTCCGGATTCTCTGATTGCCGAATACAACAAGGTATCTACGCGCATTAAGAAGTACACGAATGTCCAAGTGACGTCTTCGAAAATCCTTACGTTCGTGCATGAGGTTGCATCGAAATCGGGAATTGTTTTGAACGATTTGTCCACGGGGGAAATGCACACTTCTGAATCAGAAATTGAAATTCCAGTTTCGTTTAAGACAAATGATTCGTTTATCGATGTTCTGAAATTTTTGAAAGAACTTGAAAATGGAATGTTCTGTATCCGCATCGATGATGTAAGCTTGAACCGTGAAGAAAAGGGGAATGTGTCCGCTTCGGTTCGGTTCTCTGTCTTGAGCCGTAATGCAAGTAGTTCTGGCACGGCTGTGGCCCTCAAAAACAGTTCCAGTTTAAGTTTGAAGGACATGCTTTCTTTGCTCCAACCGCAAGAATTTTCGCTTGATAGTTTGCGCGATCCGTTTGGCTTGCCCAAGTCGCTTCTGCCAAAGCCGAAGCCCGCTCCGGTGAAGGTCGCAAAGCCCAAGGAACTTCCGCCGCCCAAAGAACATCCGCCAATTACTCTCGATGCCATTTTGCCGGGGAATAATCCTGTCGCAATCCTCAAATTCCGTGGAGAATCTGCTGTTGTGTGCGTCGGTCAGAAGATTTGGGACGTTACTGTTGTCGCCATCAAGAACGATCGCGTTATTTTGCGCGATGAAATTGGAAAGTTTGAGTTGAAAAATTAGTTTTATTATTCGCATTTTTTCTACATTATCAATGTGAATTCTATGCGTTTATTAAAACTTTATTTCTTGTTTGCTGTCGCCGTGTTCTTCTTCGCCTGTTCCGATGATGACGAAGGCCCGGAATTCATGTTCGACAGGGAAATTTCGGAATATTCTGTTCTTTACGGTTGTGAAACAGGTGGTGCTGATAGCAATTCCTGTTTTAAAATCCGTTACCGCTATCCATATCGTCTTGACGATTATGCGGGGCTGTGCCTTTGGTTCGATACGACAATTGTTAACGACACTTCTAAGGCGGTAAGCGACAAGCAGATTCGGCAAGCTCACGATACGACTAACAAAGAGACTTATTTCCACGAGTACAAGAAGTCGGGCCGTTATTATGACACAATCGATGTGTCTAAAATGGTTGAGCCGTTTATCAAAGACGGTTATGATTCTCTTGAGGTTGCGTTGTTCAGCGAATATACGGATGGAGGCGACCCGGGCGCGGTTCAGCATTTAGTTTTGCATTTTAAGGACAGTTATGCCCCTTCGATTGTTGTGCCTGATGATTCTGTTTGGTCCAATGGTGTACTGCTTTCATGGGATCGCCCCACAGACCAGACGAGTTTCCATACGCTTGGTGCCGGTACCGGAAAAATTTATGGCTACGAGGTTGTTATTTACGCTATTGACCGCCCAGATGAGGATATCCGCGATCTCAAGGTGACTGTTCAAACGCCTGCGGGTTCTGATTATACGGGGGGCACGATTTACAAGCGTAATGCCCAGATTTTCCGTACCAATGATTCCGTGTATGTTAAGGAACTCGGACGAAACGATAAGGACAAGAATTATCTTCGCCTTGTTGTTTTGGATGGTCAGGGGTACGATGCCTCTAATCCGGTGAAAAACCACTTCCGCATGTTAATCGAAGGCCTCCGTACGCGCTCTAATATCGAAAATTACGAGTATAAGGTGGGCTTCTCGTCTTGGGATATCGTAGGTAATAAAAGTGGTTCCCTAGAGGTGAGTCCCAAAAACTGGAAAGGCATCATGACGACGGATTCTATTGCTCCGTTAATGCCAAACAAGATTTTTGTAGAGGAAGATTCTCTGTTCCCAGGATATGCAAAGCTGGACAGCAATAATCGAGTCCGTATCTATTGGAATCGTAGTGTTGACCCGATCACGTTCAAACATGGTATTACGATTGATTCGGAACTTGTTATTCCGAAGGGTTGTTATATTCATGAATGTTATGAGAGTGTCTCGAACTATATTGTCGAGTATTACAATAAATTAGATGGCTCGTGGAAACGTTATTCTTATTCGGATGACGAGAACCGTTATGGAATTCGCTATGGCAGGAATAAAGACGGTAAGTTTAAACTTGATGTCTTGGACACGGGATCTTTTGTGGGCGATACTATTCGCAGAGTTGCTCCTGGAGATACGGTTATTTTGCGAATCTTAGCTGTAGATAGTTCTGGCTATAAATCTAGGACTTTGTGGGATACGATATTTGTTTCGCCGGGTAAGCTTGCTGCCGAACTGAAATGCCCGACGGGCTTTGTAGCTGTTTCTACATCGGATACGACTTCGTTCTGCATGGAACGCTTAGAACATCAAGACGCGAGCGGAAAGTTCGTGACTAACGTTTTGCATTCGGAAGCAGTTGCTGCTTGTGAAGCAATCTCTGCAAGTGGCTTTGAAGTTTCACTTTGCCGCGAACGCGATTGGGAACTTTCTTGTTTGTCGGGGGGATCGCTTTCGTATGGAGTGATTGAAGAAGACGATTCCCAAGCTTCTGATTATTTGTTCCGCATGTGCAATGTGAGCACGAATGATTCAACGATTGCTGCCGATATTGCAAAGCGCGATGCGGGTTGCATGAATCCGATGGGCGTGAGGGATTTGCCTGGCCAGTACCAGGAGTGGGTGATGGGCCGTTCCGAAGATACCGTTGCCGTTCTGAAGGGTTCTAGCTACAAGATTTTCGAAGGCCTTGATCGCGAGTCTATAGCATACTGCACTAACCGAGCTTTCCCGTTCTATACGCGCCCGGCATACACGCAAGATACAGTATATCTTTATCGCGAAGGTACGCATGTCGATACGGTTTATGCTGCTGATACGCTCAGAACGTTGTACCAGATTCTGACGAAGAGTGATTTTAAGGATACGCTCCAGTTCTATGATGTTGTCGATTTCAAGGGTAATGTAATTGGAACGGACTATTCGCTTTATTCCGAGTACAAGAGGGGCGGCAAAGCCTGGCTTGATTCTTTGGCGAATGGACTCACTTACAAGCCGTCTCGCAAGGAAGCCGTGTTCCTCACGGGCGAAAAGCGCTATTATCGCGAAGCCGCTTCGTTCTACAAATCCACTACCATTGGATTCCGCTGCTGCGCGTATAAGAAATAAGTAATTAGAACTTAGAACATTGCTTTATCTCTAAGTTCTAAGAGCGAAGCGGTCTAAGTTCTGCCAACTATAATCTATTATGTCTGACTTTAACGATTTTCTTTCTGTCGCGAAAGACCTTGCTCTCAAGGCTGGCGATCTTTGCCTAGAACTCCAGAACAACCTTGGCGATGTGCGTTACAAGTCTGTCAAAGATGTTGTGACCATTGCCGATGTTAGCAGTGAAAAACTCATTGTCGAAGGTTTGCGAAGCGCTTTCCCGACGCACTCCATCCGCACTGAAGAAGCTGGCGTTATCGAAGGCTCGGACCCGCGCTACCGCTGGATTATCGACCCGGTCGATGGAACTGTGAACTTTAGCCGTGGCATTCCGCTGTGGGGAATCTCAATCGCGCTTCATTTTGAGGGCAGACCGCTGGTGGCGGTCGTTAATTTACCCAAACTCGGAGAGCTTTATTCCGCTGCCAAAGGGCAGGGCGCATTCATGAACGGCAAGCAAATTCATGTGAGCCGTGAATCCAATGCAACGCATGCGATTGTCTCGAACGGAGACTTTAACGTTGGCGATGCTGCAAAAATCAATGCGCAGAATTCCCACAACTTTGCCCGTGAAGCCGAAACCTTCGAACGCGTGAAATGCTTGGGTTCCGCGGTGATTGAAGGTTGCTTTACCGCGTGCGGCCGCATCGACTGCTTTGTGATGACCATGAGCTATCCGTGGGATATCGCGGCTATTGCGCTCCTCGTCGAAGAAGCGGGCGGCAAGTCTACGCACATTGATGGCACACCCATGCAGTTCGTCGATGCGGAACAAGTGATTTTCAGCAACGGACTCTTGCACGACACTCTCGTGAAAACGCTCGCGTAAAGAACTGTTTCACAATATCTTCATGTCACGCCGGCCGCTGAGCCGGCTTTCTTTCTTCAGAGCTGAGGGATTGAAATGGCCAAATTTGCAAAAAAATGATACCAAATCAGTGAAAAAGTACAATTTGGTATCATAAATTTTGAATAAATTAAGCGAAATAAGGCGGAATTCGAGCTGGTTTGCTGAGCTTGTGTTACCAAAATTGAAAAATCTGCTGATTTGGTAACACTTTATATTGTGTTTTATGCAAAATGAATATGAATAAAGTAAAAATAATGGTGCCAAAATTCGAAAAAATTGAAAAATGGTACCATAAAACACCAAAAATCGTACTTTGGTCGCTCAAAAAACATTTTTGCGACGTTATAATACAAAAAATCCCGATTCCGCGACGGAACCGGGACATTTCAATTGCTTTATGCATTAGCCAATAGCTATGAACTAACCACTGTCTACTGCCTACTGTCTACTGCCGAAGGCTACAGCGGAATATTGCCGTGCTTCTTCCAAAGAATGGCCTTCTTCTTGTTCTTCAGGTTTTCGAACGCAGAGACAAGGCGGTCACGAACGCTCTTCGGTTCAATGACTTCGTCAATGAATCCGTTGCCAGCAGCGATATACGGGTTCAAGTACTTTTCTTCGTATTCGTTGATGTACTGTTCGCGGAGCTTGGCCGGTTCAGCAGATGCGGCGATTTCCTTTCTGCGGAGGATATCGACAGCGCCTTCTGCACCCATAACTGCAATCTGAGCAATCGGGAGAGCGAACACGCAGTCTGCACCGAGGTTCTTGCTGTTCATGGCGATGTAAGCGCCACCGTAAGCCTTGCGGAGAATAAGCGTCACACGCGGCACGGTTGCTTCGGCGTAAGCGAACAAGAGCTTTGCACCGTGGCGGATAATGCCGTTGTGTTCCTGCTTCGTGCCCGGCATGTAACCCGGAACGTCTTCCAGCGTAAGGATAGGAATGTTGAAGCTGTCGCAGAAGCGGACAAAGCGTGCTGCCTTGTCGCTAGCGTCCACGTCCAAAGAACCGGCGAGGTACTTCGGCTGGTTAGCGACAACGCCAATCACGTTACCGTCGAGGCGGATAAAGCCAATGACGACGTTCTTTGCAAATTCCGGTTGGATTTCGAGGAAGGAATCCTTGTCGGCAAAGCATTTGAGCACGTCGCGAACGTCATAAGCGCGCTTGAAGTTGTCTGGAATGATTTCTTCGATGTCTGCGGACTTGTCCACGATCGTACCGGCCTGAGCGACAGACTTGTCTGTATTGCTCTGCGGGAGGTACTTGAGCAAGTTACGTACGCCTTCGAGGCATTCCTTGTCGTCCTTATAGACGAAGTGTGCAACGCCGGACTTGGAAGAATGAACGCCTGCGCCACCGAGTTGTTCCGGGGTCACGACTTCAGCAGTCACAGCCTTCACGACAGCCGGGCCCGTGATGAACATCTGGCTCGTCTTTTCGGTCATGAAGATAAAGTCTGTGATAGCGGGGGAGTAGCATGCACCACCTGCGCAGGGTCCGAGAATCACGGAAATCTGCGGAATCACGCCGCTTGCCCAAGTGTTACGTGCAAAAATGCCGCTGTAACCGTCGAGGGAGCTAACGCCTTCTTCGATACGGGCGCCACCGCCATCGTTGATGCTGATGAACGGCACCATGGAATCAAGGGCGAGGTCCATCACGTGGCAAATCTTCTTGGCGTGAGCAGAACCGAGAGAACCGCCGCTCACCGTGAAGTCCTGGGAACAGGCGTAAACCGGGCGGCCATTGATCTTGCCGTAACCCGTCACGACACCGTCGCCGTAAATGCGCTTGGATTCCGGGAGCTCGATGCTCTGGGAAAGGCGCATGGCGCCGATTTCCTTGAACGTGCCCTTGTCAAAAAGGATTTCAAGGCGTTCACGAGCAGTGAGCTTGCCCTGGGAGTGCTGCTTTTCTACACGAGCGGCGCCGCCACCGGCCTGAGCCTTGGCGTTGCGTTCGCTCAACTTTTCTAAATACGATTTATCCCACATAGTATTCCTGTGTGTAGCGATTACTTTTGAATGCGCTTGATAAGGTTGGTAAGGACTTCGCCGGGGCCAAGTTCCTTAAATTCGGTGGCACCGTCTGCAATCATGTTCTTGACCGTCTGTGTCCAACGGACGGGGGAGGTGAGCTGAGTGAGAAGGTTAGCCTTAATTTCGTTCGGATCCGTGTGCGGCTTGGCGTCCACGTTCTGGTAGACCGGGCAGACCGGAGTCGAAAATTCAGTTTCTTCGATAGCCTTTGCAAGTTCTGCACGGGCGCTTTCCATGAGCGGGGAGTGGAATGCACCACCGACCTGCAGCGGAACGACGCGCTTTACTTTACCGGTGAGGTAAGCGGCAACTTCGTCAATGCCTGCCTTTTCGCCAGAGATAACGACCTGTCCCGGGCTATTGAAGTTTGCTGGAACAACGGCTGCGTCCTTGACCTGTGCGCAAGCTTCTTCGACGAGTTCATCAGAACCGCCGAGAACAGCGGCCATCGTGCCCGGGCGGAGTTCGCAAGCCTTCTGCATGGCTTCTGCACGCTTTGCAACGAGCTTAAGGCCTGCTTCGAACGTGATGGCGCCCGTAGCGGTAAGTGCAGAAAATTCGCCGAGCGAGTGCCCAGCGGCCATGTCCGGCTTACCACCTTGAACCTTAGCCATAGCTACAGAAAGCAGGAACACTGCCGGCTGCGTGACTTTCGTCTGCTTGAGGTCTTCTGCGGTGCCATTGAACATTATGTCAGTAATGTTGAAGCCGAGAATTTCGTTTGCCTTTAAGAACATCGACTTGACGTCGGCGTTCGACTCGAATAAATCTTTGCCCATTCCTGGGAACTGAGAGCCCTGACCGGGAAATACGTATGAAATCATGGCTCAAATTTAGTAAATAATGTTTCTCTAAACCGTATATATATACTACAGAAAACATACTTTTTGAAAAAGTTTACAATACAGATAACAATTTTGTGAAACTATTTAATATAGGCGAGTTGCGTGTTTACCATTTATCCTTGAAAACTGCATTTTGTACGTTTTTTGTGAAAAAGGCAATTTACGAAAGAATATTTTTCTATCTTTGTGCTAAAATTTTATCAAAAGAGGATACAATAATATGGCTAACGAAGAAATCAAGAGCAAACTCAAGGCATTCTTTATGTCCGATCTCGGCGTAGATGGTGATGTCCTGAACTACGATACTCCGCTTTTCGGCGAAGAAATCGGTCTTGACTCCGTGGATTCCCTTGAAATCATCTCCTTCGTCGATGACAACTTCGGCGTTTCTATGACTGGCGTTGCTAAGGAAAACTTCCAGAGCATCGATACCATCGCCGCTTTCATTGAAAAGAACAAGGCTTAATCAAGCCTTTTTATTTGAGTAATGTTTGGAAAATCTATGACATCGAATAACTGTCGTTGTGTTGTTTCGGGCCTTGGCGTCATTTGCGCTGTAGGCAACAATGTTGAAGAAACCTGGAAAAATGCCCTGAATTCCGTCTCCGGTATTCACAAGACCACTTCTCTCGATACCAAGAACTGCTATGCGGACTTGGCTGCCGAAGTAAACTGTGATACATTGGACGATATTGAATGTCCGGACGAAAAAGACCGCGCATCCAAGCTCTGCATCAAGGCTGCAAAAGAAGCCCTGAATGATGCAGGTCTCGGAGATTTTGCCGATAGCAGCCGCGTAAGCGTCATTATCGGTAGCTGCGTGGGTGGAGTCCTCAGCATCGAGAAATACCATTGCGGCGGCAAAGATGTCAATGAAATTCCAAAGATGCCCATTGCAGCAATCGCTTCCCAAGTGGCTGAATCTTGCCATGCGGGTGGCATTGTAACAAACGTGGGCAACGCTTGTGCTGCCGGTACAATTTCTATTGCTCTTGCTTGCGACCTTATCCGCGCAGGTAAAGCTGATGTCGTTATCGCTGGCGGTTCCGACTCCTTTGCTTCTGTTCCGTATTCCGGCTTCCTTTCGCTCCATGCTTTGGACGAAAACGGTTGCTCTCCGTTCAACCACTGCAACGGCATCACCCTCGGTGAAGGCGCCGGCATCGTGATTGTCGAATCTCTGGAACATGCCGAAAAGCGTAACGCCAAGCGTTACTGCGAAATTCTCGGCGCTGGCGTCACAAGCGATGCTCACCACATTACGGCCCCGCGCGAAGATGGCATCTGCCTTCTCGAAGCGATGGACCGCGCCGTCAAGAATTCTGGTATCAAGAAGTCTGACATCGGTTACTTGAATGCTCACGGTACGGGTACAGGCAAGAACGATAACGCCGAAATCAATGCGTTCCACAAGTTCTTCGACGAAGAAAATCCGACCTTGAGTGTCAGTTCGACCAAGGTAATGACGGGTCACTGCCTCGGTGCCGCAGGTGCAATTGAAGCCGTGTTCAGCATCAAGGCCCTCACGACGAACACTGTGCTTCCGACGCTCCATTACACTGCTGAAGATTCCGAAGCCCTCAAGGCCAAGGTCGGCCAGATGGACTACGTGCAGAACACTCCGCGCGCTAAGGAACTCGAATGCGTCATGAGCAACAACGTCGCTTTCGGCGGCACAAACGCAAGCATCGTGTTCAGCAAGAAGCCGGGTGATGTCCGGAGCCAGGTCGCCAAGGACAAGAAAATCGCTGTGACTGGCGTTGGCATTGTAAGCCCGCTCGGCAACAGCAAAGAAGCTTATCTTGAATCTGTCAAGAACGGCAAGCTCCCGGAATCTGCTTCCATCTGCTCCACCGTCACGAACGACGATTACAAGGAACTCGGCATCAAGATGGCTTTTTACCGCAAGCTCGACAATCTGGGACAGCTCCAGACGGTTTCCGGTATGCGCGCCCTCAAGGATGCAAACCTGACGGTCACTGAAGACAATGCCAAGCAGATCGGTATCATCGTGGGTACTAGCGAAGGCGGTCTCGGTGCCACTTACGATTTCCAGGAACTCATTACCGAAGCCGGTAACGCTGGTGGTAGTGCTTTCAAGTTCCCTCATACAGTTTATAATGCCGCTGGTGGCTACCTCTCGATTCTTTCTGGAATCAAGGGCTACGGCGTCACCATCACGACAGGTCCGCTCTCCGGTCTCGATAGCATCGGCTACTCCATGAACGTCATTCACGACGGTCAG
It contains:
- a CDS encoding beta-ketoacyl-[acyl-carrier-protein] synthase family protein encodes the protein MTSNNCRCVVSGLGVICAVGNNVEETWKNALNSVSGIHKTTSLDTKNCYADLAAEVNCDTLDDIECPDEKDRASKLCIKAAKEALNDAGLGDFADSSRVSVIIGSCVGGVLSIEKYHCGGKDVNEIPKMPIAAIASQVAESCHAGGIVTNVGNACAAGTISIALACDLIRAGKADVVIAGGSDSFASVPYSGFLSLHALDENGCSPFNHCNGITLGEGAGIVIVESLEHAEKRNAKRYCEILGAGVTSDAHHITAPREDGICLLEAMDRAVKNSGIKKSDIGYLNAHGTGTGKNDNAEINAFHKFFDEENPTLSVSSTKVMTGHCLGAAGAIEAVFSIKALTTNTVLPTLHYTAEDSEALKAKVGQMDYVQNTPRAKELECVMSNNVAFGGTNASIVFSKKPGDVRSQVAKDKKIAVTGVGIVSPLGNSKEAYLESVKNGKLPESASICSTVTNDDYKELGIKMAFYRKLDNLGQLQTVSGMRALKDANLTVTEDNAKQIGIIVGTSEGGLGATYDFQELITEAGNAGGSAFKFPHTVYNAAGGYLSILSGIKGYGVTITTGPLSGLDSIGYSMNVIHDGQEQIMMATGTDENLPIITEFCQKLNVAADKVVEPYSDSNGFVVGDGSVSIIIENEDYAKARDAKVYCYALGYGNGRKNVKFGHISGSDEALDLAIKDALNDAGIGIDEIDAVCGFANGLKKLDDIEKAAYARVFGDKLANLPLFQVKERVGEGRAASAALAAADAALMLGGELAEENAYFVANDGSVSKKKVATAGFKKILVTSFATGGSYSAVVLGK
- a CDS encoding GspMb/PilO family protein; the protein is MKMFLSRKKYSIIAIVAVLLTLYALFWFVVPTAKKVAESFSMARSEIKMSESMQNVDASPDSLIAEYNKVSTRIKKYTNVQVTSSKILTFVHEVASKSGIVLNDLSTGEMHTSESEIEIPVSFKTNDSFIDVLKFLKELENGMFCIRIDDVSLNREEKGNVSASVRFSVLSRNASSSGTAVALKNSSSLSLKDMLSLLQPQEFSLDSLRDPFGLPKSLLPKPKPAPVKVAKPKELPPPKEHPPITLDAILPGNNPVAILKFRGESAVVCVGQKIWDVTVVAIKNDRVILRDEIGKFELKN
- a CDS encoding acyl-CoA carboxylase subunit beta, with amino-acid sequence MWDKSYLEKLSERNAKAQAGGGAARVEKQHSQGKLTARERLEILFDKGTFKEIGAMRLSQSIELPESKRIYGDGVVTGYGKINGRPVYACSQDFTVSGGSLGSAHAKKICHVMDLALDSMVPFISINDGGGARIEEGVSSLDGYSGIFARNTWASGVIPQISVILGPCAGGACYSPAITDFIFMTEKTSQMFITGPAVVKAVTAEVVTPEQLGGAGVHSSKSGVAHFVYKDDKECLEGVRNLLKYLPQSNTDKSVAQAGTIVDKSADIEEIIPDNFKRAYDVRDVLKCFADKDSFLEIQPEFAKNVVIGFIRLDGNVIGVVANQPKYLAGSLDVDASDKAARFVRFCDSFNIPILTLEDVPGYMPGTKQEHNGIIRHGAKLLFAYAEATVPRVTLILRKAYGGAYIAMNSKNLGADCVFALPIAQIAVMGAEGAVDILRRKEIAASAEPAKLREQYINEYEEKYLNPYIAAGNGFIDEVIEPKSVRDRLVSAFENLKNKKKAILWKKHGNIPL
- a CDS encoding PilN domain-containing protein; its protein translation is MATSLGKMLDDVTGRFWWVLVVSDFANAGSAHILRVMRGRGAGRSFVDFSFSGTLAECREFQVKNGGGADGILLVDCCSPIKIVSEEVGTVADFPGYKAENLDTVESISGEFSVVALKNAVENFVTEVEKWGFKILLHVPSVLVVAELLDTSSEQPCLFTNCSDDFVRLLLASGGKIVAGYKVAGENTERLSSYVREHFFLKETVEELFSMDPETLAKAIAEDAWLFRTDGVPAFHTAVDKGAVRRIREAAFSRRILKFCLAFVSLSFIALFAFRIGASVYIDRSESKIQGFKARVQKQKELSQVLEKLENDRAASESFLMHRSHMATSLKNFVANVTDNVWITSWNVSRGNHSVQGYAITPEDLSDFLTTLEKERNLVNVRLKTTEKTTWNKLQVIKFSLGAEDVR
- a CDS encoding acyl carrier protein translates to MANEEIKSKLKAFFMSDLGVDGDVLNYDTPLFGEEIGLDSVDSLEIISFVDDNFGVSMTGVAKENFQSIDTIAAFIEKNKA
- a CDS encoding inositol monophosphatase family protein; translation: MSDFNDFLSVAKDLALKAGDLCLELQNNLGDVRYKSVKDVVTIADVSSEKLIVEGLRSAFPTHSIRTEEAGVIEGSDPRYRWIIDPVDGTVNFSRGIPLWGISIALHFEGRPLVAVVNLPKLGELYSAAKGQGAFMNGKQIHVSRESNATHAIVSNGDFNVGDAAKINAQNSHNFAREAETFERVKCLGSAVIEGCFTACGRIDCFVMTMSYPWDIAAIALLVEEAGGKSTHIDGTPMQFVDAEQVIFSNGLLHDTLVKTLA
- the fabD gene encoding ACP S-malonyltransferase, which encodes MISYVFPGQGSQFPGMGKDLFESNADVKSMFLKANEILGFNITDIMFNGTAEDLKQTKVTQPAVFLLSVAMAKVQGGKPDMAAGHSLGEFSALTATGAITFEAGLKLVAKRAEAMQKACELRPGTMAAVLGGSDELVEEACAQVKDAAVVPANFNSPGQVVISGEKAGIDEVAAYLTGKVKRVVPLQVGGAFHSPLMESARAELAKAIEETEFSTPVCPVYQNVDAKPHTDPNEIKANLLTQLTSPVRWTQTVKNMIADGATEFKELGPGEVLTNLIKRIQK